A stretch of the Esox lucius isolate fEsoLuc1 chromosome 2, fEsoLuc1.pri, whole genome shotgun sequence genome encodes the following:
- the hrh3 gene encoding histamine H3 receptor translates to MQSQSVMLDAGYSIPVTSHWKSDEMLNWSVVPSGNVTAIGDMEILGNPRAHYGQFSPSTSVFLTVLMTLLVFATVLGNALVILAFVVEKSLRTQGNFFFLNLAIADLLVGGFCIPVYIPYVITGEWRLGRGLCRMWLVVDYTLCTASVFNIVLISFDRFISVTQAVSNRCQQGVTREAVLKMMSVWLAAFLLYGPAIISWEYIAGSSVVPEKECHAEFYFNWYFLITASTVEFFTPFVTVMYFNICIYINISRRTRIRDEPPGDCEMETLPAGEVQNVFFVRPVEGDSLRIPNVAARLRGFLRSTAKVSAVPGDSNHERSKDSTALDLPPLQVGIMVQHSRRKRSRSEEHSFSPQRCRSDIAASRFRLSKDKKVAKTLAVIVCTFGLCWAPYTLLMIIRAACHAQCVHNYLYEISFWLLWINSSINPVLYPLCHTSFRKAFRKLLCPTKIKIQPHYMAQKY, encoded by the exons ATGCAGTCTCAATCTGTTATGCTGGATGCTGGCTATTCCATCCCCGTAACATCGCATTGGAAATCAGATGAGATGCTAAACTGGTCTGTGGTACCTTCGGGAAACGTAACAGCGATTGGTGATATGGAGATTCTTGGCAACCCGCGTGCGCATTATGGACAATTTTCGCCGTCTACCTCCGTGTTCTTGACTGTGCTTATGACGCTCCTTGTCTTCGCCACTGTGCTGGGCAACGCGCTTGTAATATTAGCCTTTGTCGTGGAGAAAAGTTTGCGAACTCAAGGgaactttttctttttaaatttggCCATAGCCGATTTGCTCGTTG GAGGCTTTTGCATTCCGGTGTATATCCCCTATGTAATTACTGGCGAGTGGAGACTCGGACGAGGTCTGTGCCGGATGTGGCTGGTGGTGGACTATACATTATGCACTGCATCAGTGTTCAACATCGTCCTGATCAGCTTCGACAGATTTATATCTGTGACTCAAGCG GTGAGCAACAGGTGTCAACAAGGTGTGACACGGGAGGCTGTCCTGAAGATGATGAGTGTGTGGCTGGCTGCTTTCCTACTTTATGGGCCAGCAATTATCAGCTGGGAGTACATCGCCGGTAGTAGCGTGGTGCCAGAAAAAGAGTGCCATGCAGAGTTTTACTTCAACTGGTATTTCCTAATAACAGCGTCCACTGTTGAGTTTTTCACCCCATTTGTTACTGTGATGTACTTCAACATCTGCATCTACATCAACATCAGCAGGCGGACCAGGATAAGGGATGAGCCGCCTGGGGACTGTGAGATGGAGACTCTCCCAGCTGGAGAGGTtcagaatgtgttttttgtcaGACCAGTGGAAGGTGACTCTCTGAGGATCCCTAACGTTGCTGCCAGGCTAAGGGGTTTCTTACGATCTACTGCTAAAGTGTCCGCAGTACCCGGGGACAGCAACCATGAAAGAAGTAAGGACAGTACCGCCCTGGACCTCCCTCCTCTGCAAGTGGGCATTATGGTCCAGCATTCCAGGAGGAAACGGTCCCGGTCTGAGGAGCACTCGTTTAGCCCGCAGCGCTGCCGCTCTGACATAGCCGCCAGCCGTTTCCGTCTGTCCAAAGACAAGAAGGTTGCCAAGACCCTGGCAGTGATTGTGTGTACATTTGGTCTGTGCTGGGCTCCATACACATTGTTAATGATCATCCGCGCAGCGTGCCATGCTCAATGTGTCCATAATTACCTGTATGAAATCTCCTTCTGGCTACTTTGGATCAACTCCTCCATCAACCCAGTCCTTTACCCGCTGTGTCACACCAGCTTCAGAAAGGCTTTCAGAAAACTGCTTTGTCCAACCAAGATTAAAATTCAACCACATTATATGGCACAGAAGTATTAA
- the vps35 gene encoding vacuolar protein sorting-associated protein 35 isoform X2: MQSPQDEQEKLLDEAVQAVKVQSFQMKRCLDKNKLMDALKHASNMLGELRTSMLSPKSYYELYMAISDELHYLEVYLTDEFIKGRKVADLYELVQYAGNIIPRLYLLITVGVVYVRSFPQSRKDILKDLVEMCRGVQHPLRGLFLRNYLLQCTRNILPDDGEQTEGEESMTGDINDSIDFVLLNFAEMNKLWVRMQHQGHSRDREKREKERQELRILVGTNLVRLSQLEGVNVEKYKQIVLSGVLEQVVNCRDSLAQEYLMECIIQVFPDEFHLQTLNPFLRSCAELHQHVNVKNIIIALIDRLALFAHREDGPGIPAEIKLFDIFSQQVATVIQSRQDMPSEDVVSLQVSLINLAMKCYPDRVDYVDTVLESTVEIFNKLNLEHIATSSAVSKELTRLLKIPVDSYNNILTVLQLKHFPPLFEYFDYESRKSMSCYVLSNTLDYNTTIIAQEQVDAILTLVSTLIQDQPDQPAEDPDPEDFAEEQSLVGRFIHLLLSDDPDQQYLILNTARKHFGAGGNQRIRYTLPPLVFAAYQLAFRYKENSSSDDKWEKKCQKIFSFAHQTISALIKAELAELPLRLFLQGALAAGEIGFENHETVAYEFMSQAFSLYEDEISDSKAQLAAITLIIGTFERTKCFSEENHEPLRTQCALAASKLLKKPDQCRAVSICAHLFWSGRNTDKNGEEIRDGKRVMECLKKALKIANQCMDPSLQVQLFIEILNRYVCFYERENDAVTVQVLNQLIQKIREDLPNLEASEETEQINKHFHNTLEHLRLQRESPEAEGAAYEGLVL, from the exons ATG CAGTCGCCTCAGGATGAGCAGGAAAAGCTACTTGATGAAGCAGTGCAGGCTGTCAAGGTCCAGTCGTTTCAGATGAAGCGTTGTCTG GACAAGAACAAGCTGATGGATGCATTGAAACATGCATCTAACATGCTAGGGGAACTGAGGACATCCATGTTATCTCCAAAAAGCTACTATGAACTCT ACATGGCCATTTCCGACGAGCTGCACTACCTGGAGGTGTATCTGACTGATGAGTTCATCAAGGGCAGGAAGGTGGCTGACCTCTACGAGCTGGTTCAGTATGCAGGGAACATCATCCCTAGACT gtACTTGCTGATCACTGTGGGGGTGGTGTATGTCCGCTCCTTCCCACAGTCACGTAAGGACATCCTGAAGGACCTGGTGGAGATGTGTCGCGGAGTGCAGCACCCTCTGAGAGGCCTTTTCCTCCGAAACTACCTGCTGCAGTGCACCCGCAACATCCTGCCTGATGATGGGGAGCAGACGGA AGGGGAGGAGTCAATGACTGGAGACATCAACGACTCCATCGACTTTGTCCTGTTGAACTTCGCTGAGATGAATAAGCTGTGGGTGCGCATGCAGCACCAGGGCCACAGCCGAGAccgggagaagagggagaaggagaggcaggAGCTGCGCATCCTGGTCGGGACCAACCTGGTCCGACTCAGCCAACTGGAGGGGGTCAACGTGGAGAAGTACAAACAG ATTGTGCTGTCAGGTGTTCTGGAGCAGGTGGTGAACTGCAGAGATTCTCTGGCTCAGGAATATCTCATGGAATGCATCATCCAG GTTTTCCCTGATGAGTTCCACCTTCAGACACTGAACCCGTTCCTTCGCTCCTGTGCTGAACTGCACCAGCACGTCAATGTGAAAAACATCATCATCGCTCTCATTGACAG ACTGGCTTTGTTTGCTCATCGAGAAGATGGACCTGGAATTCCTGCTGAGATCAAACTGTTTGATATTTTCTCCCAACAAGTAGCCACAGTTATACAG TCCCGCCAGGACATGCCTTCGGAAGATGTTGTGTCACTGCAGGTGTCCCTCATCAACCTGGCCATGAAGTGCTACCCTGACCGGGTGGATTATGTGGACACAGTGTTGGAGAGCACAGTGGAGATCTTCAACAAGCTCAACCTGGAGCA CATTGCAACCAGCAGCGCTGTCTCAAAAGAGTTGACTAGGCTCCTGAAGATCCCAGTGGACAGCTACAACAACATTCTGACGGTTCTGCAGCTCAAGCATTTCCCTCCACTTTTTGAGTACTTTGATTATGAGTCTCGCAAAAGTATGAGCTGTTACGTCCTGAGCAATACTCTGGACTACAACACCACCATTATAGCCCAAGAGCAG gTGGATGCTATTTTGACACTGGTTTCAACGCTCATCCaagaccaaccagaccagccCGCTGAAGACCCAGATCCAGAGGACTTTGCAGAAGAACAGAGCCTTGTGGGTCGCTTCATCCATCTGCTTCTTTCTGATGACCCGGACCAACAGTATCTG ATCCTCAATACAGCCAGGAAGCACTTTGGTGCTGGGGGAAACCAGAGGATTCGGTACACCCTACCACCGCTGGTGTTTGCTGCTTATCAGCTGGCCTTCCGTTACAAAGAGAACTCCTCATCC GATGATAAATGGGAGAAGAAGTGCCAGAAGATCTTCTCGTTTGCCCACCAGACCATCAGCGCTCTGATCAAGGCAGAGCTGGCTGAACTGCCCCTCAGACTCTTCCTCCAGGGTGCGCTGGCGGCTGGGGAGATTGGCTTCGAGAACCACGAGACTGTAGCATACGAGTTCATGTCACAG GCGTTTTCTCTGTATGAGGACGAGATCAGCGACTCCAAGGCCCAACTGGCAGCCATCACTCTGATCATTGGCACGTTCGAGAGGACAAAATGCTTCAGCGAGGAAAACCACGAGCCCCTGAGGACACAGTGTGCGCTCGCCGCCTCCAAACTGCTCAAGAAGCCGGACCAGTGCCGGGCGGTCAGCATCTGTGCACATCTGTTCTGGTCCGGACGCAACACCGATAAGAACGGAGAAGAG ATTCGTGATGGGAAGAGAGTAATGGAGTGTTTAAAGAAGGCGCTGAAAATTGCCAACCAATGCATGGACCCTTCATTGCAAGTGCAGCTCTTCATTGAGATCCTGAACAGATATGTCTGCTTTTACGAAAGGGAGAACGATGCg GTGACAGTCCAGGTTCTTAACCAGCTGATCCAGAAGATCCGAGAGGACCTTCCCAACCTGGAGGCCAGCGAGGAGACTGAGCAGATCAACAAACACTTCCACAACACACTGGAGCACCTGCGTCTGCAGAGAGAGTCGCCGGAGGCTGAGGGGGCTGCGTATGAGGGCCTGGTGCTGTAG
- the vps35 gene encoding vacuolar protein sorting-associated protein 35 isoform X3, whose product MSPQDEQEKLLDEAVQAVKVQSFQMKRCLDKNKLMDALKHASNMLGELRTSMLSPKSYYELYMAISDELHYLEVYLTDEFIKGRKVADLYELVQYAGNIIPRLYLLITVGVVYVRSFPQSRKDILKDLVEMCRGVQHPLRGLFLRNYLLQCTRNILPDDGEQTEGEESMTGDINDSIDFVLLNFAEMNKLWVRMQHQGHSRDREKREKERQELRILVGTNLVRLSQLEGVNVEKYKQIVLSGVLEQVVNCRDSLAQEYLMECIIQVFPDEFHLQTLNPFLRSCAELHQHVNVKNIIIALIDRLALFAHREDGPGIPAEIKLFDIFSQQVATVIQSRQDMPSEDVVSLQVSLINLAMKCYPDRVDYVDTVLESTVEIFNKLNLEHIATSSAVSKELTRLLKIPVDSYNNILTVLQLKHFPPLFEYFDYESRKSMSCYVLSNTLDYNTTIIAQEQVDAILTLVSTLIQDQPDQPAEDPDPEDFAEEQSLVGRFIHLLLSDDPDQQYLILNTARKHFGAGGNQRIRYTLPPLVFAAYQLAFRYKENSSSDDKWEKKCQKIFSFAHQTISALIKAELAELPLRLFLQGALAAGEIGFENHETVAYEFMSQAFSLYEDEISDSKAQLAAITLIIGTFERTKCFSEENHEPLRTQCALAASKLLKKPDQCRAVSICAHLFWSGRNTDKNGEEIRDGKRVMECLKKALKIANQCMDPSLQVQLFIEILNRYVCFYERENDAVTVQVLNQLIQKIREDLPNLEASEETEQINKHFHNTLEHLRLQRESPEAEGAAYEGLVL is encoded by the exons ATG TCGCCTCAGGATGAGCAGGAAAAGCTACTTGATGAAGCAGTGCAGGCTGTCAAGGTCCAGTCGTTTCAGATGAAGCGTTGTCTG GACAAGAACAAGCTGATGGATGCATTGAAACATGCATCTAACATGCTAGGGGAACTGAGGACATCCATGTTATCTCCAAAAAGCTACTATGAACTCT ACATGGCCATTTCCGACGAGCTGCACTACCTGGAGGTGTATCTGACTGATGAGTTCATCAAGGGCAGGAAGGTGGCTGACCTCTACGAGCTGGTTCAGTATGCAGGGAACATCATCCCTAGACT gtACTTGCTGATCACTGTGGGGGTGGTGTATGTCCGCTCCTTCCCACAGTCACGTAAGGACATCCTGAAGGACCTGGTGGAGATGTGTCGCGGAGTGCAGCACCCTCTGAGAGGCCTTTTCCTCCGAAACTACCTGCTGCAGTGCACCCGCAACATCCTGCCTGATGATGGGGAGCAGACGGA AGGGGAGGAGTCAATGACTGGAGACATCAACGACTCCATCGACTTTGTCCTGTTGAACTTCGCTGAGATGAATAAGCTGTGGGTGCGCATGCAGCACCAGGGCCACAGCCGAGAccgggagaagagggagaaggagaggcaggAGCTGCGCATCCTGGTCGGGACCAACCTGGTCCGACTCAGCCAACTGGAGGGGGTCAACGTGGAGAAGTACAAACAG ATTGTGCTGTCAGGTGTTCTGGAGCAGGTGGTGAACTGCAGAGATTCTCTGGCTCAGGAATATCTCATGGAATGCATCATCCAG GTTTTCCCTGATGAGTTCCACCTTCAGACACTGAACCCGTTCCTTCGCTCCTGTGCTGAACTGCACCAGCACGTCAATGTGAAAAACATCATCATCGCTCTCATTGACAG ACTGGCTTTGTTTGCTCATCGAGAAGATGGACCTGGAATTCCTGCTGAGATCAAACTGTTTGATATTTTCTCCCAACAAGTAGCCACAGTTATACAG TCCCGCCAGGACATGCCTTCGGAAGATGTTGTGTCACTGCAGGTGTCCCTCATCAACCTGGCCATGAAGTGCTACCCTGACCGGGTGGATTATGTGGACACAGTGTTGGAGAGCACAGTGGAGATCTTCAACAAGCTCAACCTGGAGCA CATTGCAACCAGCAGCGCTGTCTCAAAAGAGTTGACTAGGCTCCTGAAGATCCCAGTGGACAGCTACAACAACATTCTGACGGTTCTGCAGCTCAAGCATTTCCCTCCACTTTTTGAGTACTTTGATTATGAGTCTCGCAAAAGTATGAGCTGTTACGTCCTGAGCAATACTCTGGACTACAACACCACCATTATAGCCCAAGAGCAG gTGGATGCTATTTTGACACTGGTTTCAACGCTCATCCaagaccaaccagaccagccCGCTGAAGACCCAGATCCAGAGGACTTTGCAGAAGAACAGAGCCTTGTGGGTCGCTTCATCCATCTGCTTCTTTCTGATGACCCGGACCAACAGTATCTG ATCCTCAATACAGCCAGGAAGCACTTTGGTGCTGGGGGAAACCAGAGGATTCGGTACACCCTACCACCGCTGGTGTTTGCTGCTTATCAGCTGGCCTTCCGTTACAAAGAGAACTCCTCATCC GATGATAAATGGGAGAAGAAGTGCCAGAAGATCTTCTCGTTTGCCCACCAGACCATCAGCGCTCTGATCAAGGCAGAGCTGGCTGAACTGCCCCTCAGACTCTTCCTCCAGGGTGCGCTGGCGGCTGGGGAGATTGGCTTCGAGAACCACGAGACTGTAGCATACGAGTTCATGTCACAG GCGTTTTCTCTGTATGAGGACGAGATCAGCGACTCCAAGGCCCAACTGGCAGCCATCACTCTGATCATTGGCACGTTCGAGAGGACAAAATGCTTCAGCGAGGAAAACCACGAGCCCCTGAGGACACAGTGTGCGCTCGCCGCCTCCAAACTGCTCAAGAAGCCGGACCAGTGCCGGGCGGTCAGCATCTGTGCACATCTGTTCTGGTCCGGACGCAACACCGATAAGAACGGAGAAGAG ATTCGTGATGGGAAGAGAGTAATGGAGTGTTTAAAGAAGGCGCTGAAAATTGCCAACCAATGCATGGACCCTTCATTGCAAGTGCAGCTCTTCATTGAGATCCTGAACAGATATGTCTGCTTTTACGAAAGGGAGAACGATGCg GTGACAGTCCAGGTTCTTAACCAGCTGATCCAGAAGATCCGAGAGGACCTTCCCAACCTGGAGGCCAGCGAGGAGACTGAGCAGATCAACAAACACTTCCACAACACACTGGAGCACCTGCGTCTGCAGAGAGAGTCGCCGGAGGCTGAGGGGGCTGCGTATGAGGGCCTGGTGCTGTAG
- the vps35 gene encoding vacuolar protein sorting-associated protein 35 isoform X1: MPTTQQSPQDEQEKLLDEAVQAVKVQSFQMKRCLDKNKLMDALKHASNMLGELRTSMLSPKSYYELYMAISDELHYLEVYLTDEFIKGRKVADLYELVQYAGNIIPRLYLLITVGVVYVRSFPQSRKDILKDLVEMCRGVQHPLRGLFLRNYLLQCTRNILPDDGEQTEGEESMTGDINDSIDFVLLNFAEMNKLWVRMQHQGHSRDREKREKERQELRILVGTNLVRLSQLEGVNVEKYKQIVLSGVLEQVVNCRDSLAQEYLMECIIQVFPDEFHLQTLNPFLRSCAELHQHVNVKNIIIALIDRLALFAHREDGPGIPAEIKLFDIFSQQVATVIQSRQDMPSEDVVSLQVSLINLAMKCYPDRVDYVDTVLESTVEIFNKLNLEHIATSSAVSKELTRLLKIPVDSYNNILTVLQLKHFPPLFEYFDYESRKSMSCYVLSNTLDYNTTIIAQEQVDAILTLVSTLIQDQPDQPAEDPDPEDFAEEQSLVGRFIHLLLSDDPDQQYLILNTARKHFGAGGNQRIRYTLPPLVFAAYQLAFRYKENSSSDDKWEKKCQKIFSFAHQTISALIKAELAELPLRLFLQGALAAGEIGFENHETVAYEFMSQAFSLYEDEISDSKAQLAAITLIIGTFERTKCFSEENHEPLRTQCALAASKLLKKPDQCRAVSICAHLFWSGRNTDKNGEEIRDGKRVMECLKKALKIANQCMDPSLQVQLFIEILNRYVCFYERENDAVTVQVLNQLIQKIREDLPNLEASEETEQINKHFHNTLEHLRLQRESPEAEGAAYEGLVL, from the exons ATG CCTACCACACAGCAGTCGCCTCAGGATGAGCAGGAAAAGCTACTTGATGAAGCAGTGCAGGCTGTCAAGGTCCAGTCGTTTCAGATGAAGCGTTGTCTG GACAAGAACAAGCTGATGGATGCATTGAAACATGCATCTAACATGCTAGGGGAACTGAGGACATCCATGTTATCTCCAAAAAGCTACTATGAACTCT ACATGGCCATTTCCGACGAGCTGCACTACCTGGAGGTGTATCTGACTGATGAGTTCATCAAGGGCAGGAAGGTGGCTGACCTCTACGAGCTGGTTCAGTATGCAGGGAACATCATCCCTAGACT gtACTTGCTGATCACTGTGGGGGTGGTGTATGTCCGCTCCTTCCCACAGTCACGTAAGGACATCCTGAAGGACCTGGTGGAGATGTGTCGCGGAGTGCAGCACCCTCTGAGAGGCCTTTTCCTCCGAAACTACCTGCTGCAGTGCACCCGCAACATCCTGCCTGATGATGGGGAGCAGACGGA AGGGGAGGAGTCAATGACTGGAGACATCAACGACTCCATCGACTTTGTCCTGTTGAACTTCGCTGAGATGAATAAGCTGTGGGTGCGCATGCAGCACCAGGGCCACAGCCGAGAccgggagaagagggagaaggagaggcaggAGCTGCGCATCCTGGTCGGGACCAACCTGGTCCGACTCAGCCAACTGGAGGGGGTCAACGTGGAGAAGTACAAACAG ATTGTGCTGTCAGGTGTTCTGGAGCAGGTGGTGAACTGCAGAGATTCTCTGGCTCAGGAATATCTCATGGAATGCATCATCCAG GTTTTCCCTGATGAGTTCCACCTTCAGACACTGAACCCGTTCCTTCGCTCCTGTGCTGAACTGCACCAGCACGTCAATGTGAAAAACATCATCATCGCTCTCATTGACAG ACTGGCTTTGTTTGCTCATCGAGAAGATGGACCTGGAATTCCTGCTGAGATCAAACTGTTTGATATTTTCTCCCAACAAGTAGCCACAGTTATACAG TCCCGCCAGGACATGCCTTCGGAAGATGTTGTGTCACTGCAGGTGTCCCTCATCAACCTGGCCATGAAGTGCTACCCTGACCGGGTGGATTATGTGGACACAGTGTTGGAGAGCACAGTGGAGATCTTCAACAAGCTCAACCTGGAGCA CATTGCAACCAGCAGCGCTGTCTCAAAAGAGTTGACTAGGCTCCTGAAGATCCCAGTGGACAGCTACAACAACATTCTGACGGTTCTGCAGCTCAAGCATTTCCCTCCACTTTTTGAGTACTTTGATTATGAGTCTCGCAAAAGTATGAGCTGTTACGTCCTGAGCAATACTCTGGACTACAACACCACCATTATAGCCCAAGAGCAG gTGGATGCTATTTTGACACTGGTTTCAACGCTCATCCaagaccaaccagaccagccCGCTGAAGACCCAGATCCAGAGGACTTTGCAGAAGAACAGAGCCTTGTGGGTCGCTTCATCCATCTGCTTCTTTCTGATGACCCGGACCAACAGTATCTG ATCCTCAATACAGCCAGGAAGCACTTTGGTGCTGGGGGAAACCAGAGGATTCGGTACACCCTACCACCGCTGGTGTTTGCTGCTTATCAGCTGGCCTTCCGTTACAAAGAGAACTCCTCATCC GATGATAAATGGGAGAAGAAGTGCCAGAAGATCTTCTCGTTTGCCCACCAGACCATCAGCGCTCTGATCAAGGCAGAGCTGGCTGAACTGCCCCTCAGACTCTTCCTCCAGGGTGCGCTGGCGGCTGGGGAGATTGGCTTCGAGAACCACGAGACTGTAGCATACGAGTTCATGTCACAG GCGTTTTCTCTGTATGAGGACGAGATCAGCGACTCCAAGGCCCAACTGGCAGCCATCACTCTGATCATTGGCACGTTCGAGAGGACAAAATGCTTCAGCGAGGAAAACCACGAGCCCCTGAGGACACAGTGTGCGCTCGCCGCCTCCAAACTGCTCAAGAAGCCGGACCAGTGCCGGGCGGTCAGCATCTGTGCACATCTGTTCTGGTCCGGACGCAACACCGATAAGAACGGAGAAGAG ATTCGTGATGGGAAGAGAGTAATGGAGTGTTTAAAGAAGGCGCTGAAAATTGCCAACCAATGCATGGACCCTTCATTGCAAGTGCAGCTCTTCATTGAGATCCTGAACAGATATGTCTGCTTTTACGAAAGGGAGAACGATGCg GTGACAGTCCAGGTTCTTAACCAGCTGATCCAGAAGATCCGAGAGGACCTTCCCAACCTGGAGGCCAGCGAGGAGACTGAGCAGATCAACAAACACTTCCACAACACACTGGAGCACCTGCGTCTGCAGAGAGAGTCGCCGGAGGCTGAGGGGGCTGCGTATGAGGGCCTGGTGCTGTAG